A genomic stretch from Coregonus clupeaformis isolate EN_2021a chromosome 23, ASM2061545v1, whole genome shotgun sequence includes:
- the LOC121536487 gene encoding regulator of cell cycle RGCC, translated as MKSPKLKSQGKFISANFLEEEDDLFDVLCEFDAVIEDFTSPVEKRHFRYDEHLKNVKRRSSASVSDSGISDSESAESLNRNSFSFSDERLNSPTVFTPSPTTPPPLTSPKAKLGDTKELEDFIADLDKTLASM; from the exons ATGAAATCTCCAAAGCTGAAGTCTCAAGGCAAAT TTATTTCAGCTAATTTCCTTGAAGAAGAGGATGATCTGTTTGACGTCCTGTGTGAGTTTGACGCGGTGATCGAGGATTTTACGTCCCCGGTGGAGAAGAGACACTTTCGCTACGACGAGCACCTGAAGAACGTGAAGAGACGCAGCAGTGCCAGCGTCAGTGACAGCGGCATCAGCGACTCGGAAA GTGCTGAGTCACTCAACAGGAACAGCTTCAGTTTCAGTGATGAGAGACTGAACTCTCCCACCGtcttcactccctcccccaccacccccccacCTCTCACGTCACCCAAAG CTAAACTGGGAGACACTAAAGAACTGGAGGACTTCATTGCTGACCTTGACAAGACATTAGCCA GCATGTGA